From a single Nicotiana tomentosiformis chromosome 2, ASM39032v3, whole genome shotgun sequence genomic region:
- the LOC104097176 gene encoding protein SCAR3 isoform X4 — MVTSSRSNRLVARVQKIEAALPPLEKSVLAQRSHLHFAYTAGSNWHARIRTEQNHFIYNDLPRFIMDSYEECRGPPRLHLLDKFDPGGPGSCLKRYSDPTFFKRASVGSDEEYIEKVLKEKKGRKIKKKRSWRRNGEVSRSASMPNYGSRMPFSSRNLDRRPSLVHSFCTYDTTLKSDLDSRHGSGQREFVSQPRYSIQPEDGKSETISSPLKMQHNQSFDYSFLEEKSDHAYNDNGKDLSHELTDLVSTSVAWNLKMQPDTQEPKGSFDSTSQLHLNNMLDHAFPEERSEVVYDDIDNSVSEEQAGHCTSSVTWNDKTGCEKQESRESFSSPSQIQHDALLDCASPDRKGDDEYSDMGNSLTDEQIGRNSLSVACSGKMRTAEVASKEVFYSPLQMNPNASVEDASPDEKLWVISDEESNNFRQEEVVPNLSFLTSSVKNETLDPIILKYDNDESLETGQENLLLDTRVLDFAVTENIEQQSSEPEVEIIPRSTSYESQFDDIESETDNFMDALNTIESESETDLDCQRKRAVELESSLKTASAPNGTLGIRAELSDRNLSTNTPEVAARNSPENSGFGGNINFASADSDPGAFSSSGKVKCEEIPENISSECGEFLSSPQIARTAFKPDSSLGVPSSERSNILEASQVEPLVSNHITSSPRGTGSGLPMANKILCGPSDSEKPPPQLLGTPPVKFWTNGGLLGLEPSKPPDGVINTVSQVYEANQNEVVGTSRQEPVPVSQKHAGKQDIVQNRSRDKADCQNSAQAVGISIKNISSRFSTKDLDVKLEESSNLYQQNCTDKPLQSCLSGSGILTSSTVGPVSLESQTIGVGQENGKNSSRILELGNRLLTNGFHGKLSLGWNDNTDSVSSLNTGINEPMNDYQHFVGRTFSGRIKDFPGSGSSFTSPSSSPPLGHMKISFQPIDGIEASKLKLRFPDRNNIHENNGDIFPSFQLVPEPSIPLQEAGSDSDDDTFSRSSPDLSDDYLSHQSESNSEQWESGNSPSLKDQEVYDALQRISLTESTSTSLENGRTSQQELRPCSGRHIPFAEYSLEDCQSDNLFDLPVLDTQHSSFKHGAGNALTARDLEPLSAKQSALPPPPLPPIQWQSTQSHLDDEQDYLENSSENHHVFDHKELGSTISHQPKPPPFKQHQVIEAAFTLKSKQPDSIDTTGRKLVDHAKNSRRINEKEDFLHQIRAKSFNLRRTAPAKQAGTSGPPASVKVTAILERANAIRQAVGSDDGEDNWSDT; from the exons ATGGTTACATCCTCGAGAAGCAACAGGTTGGTTGCTCGTGTGCAAAAAATTGAAGCTGCACTTCCTCCACTTGAGAAATCAGTATTGGCACAGCGGAGTCATTTACACTTTGCTTATACAGCTG GATCAAATTGGCATGCCCGTATCCGTACTGAACAAAATCATTTTATATACAATGACTTGCCAAGATTTATCATGGATTCATATGAGGAATGTCGTGGGCCGCCACGCTTGCATTTGCTTGACAA ATTTGACCCTGGTGGACCTGGATCTTGCTTGAAAAGGTATTCAGATCCAACCTTCTTTAAGAGAGCATCAGTTGGGTCTGATGAAGAATATATTGAAAAAGTCCTAAAAGAAAAGAAGGGTCGAAAGATTAAG aagaaacgatcatggaggaGGAATGGAGAAGTCTCTCGTAGTGCATCTATGCCCAATTATGGTAGTAG AATGCCATTTTCTTCCAGAAATCTGGATAGGCGACCTTCCCTGGTTCATAGTTTCTGCACATATGACACCACCCTGAAATCTGACTTAGATTCGAGACATGGGTCGGGGCAGCGGGAATTTGTTTCACAGCCAAGATACTCAATTCAACCTGAAGATGGCAAATCTGAGACTATCTCGTCTCCACTAAAAATGCAGCATAACCAATCTTTTGATTATTCTTTTCTTGAAGAAAAGAGTGATCATGCTTACAATGATAATGGAAAAGATTTGTCACACGAGCTAACTGACCTTGTTTCAACGTCCGTTGCTTGGAATTTGAAGATGCAACCTGACACACAAGAGCCTAAAGGATCCTTTGATTCGACATCGCAGCTACATCTTAACAATATGCTTGATCACGCTTTTCCTGAGGAAAGAAGTGAAGTTGTTTATGATGACATTGATAATAGTGTATCAGAAGAGCAAGCTGGCCACTGCACATCTTCTGTTACTTGGAATGATAAAACAGGATGTGAGAAACAAGAGTCTAGAGAATCCTTCTCTTCTCCATCCCAGATTCAGCATGATGCTTTGCTCGATTGTGCTTCCCCTGATCGGAAAGGTGATGATGAGTACAGTGATATGGGGAATAGCTTAACAGATGAACAAATTGGGCGTAACTCATTGTCTGTTGCTTGCAGTGGTAAGATGAGAACTGCAGAAGTAGCGTCTAAGGAAGTCTTCTACTCTCCATTGCAGATGAATCCAAATGCTTCAGTAGAAGATGCTTCTCCTGATGAAAAGCTCTGGGTCATATCTGATGAAGAGAGTAACAATTTTCGACAAGAGGAAGTTGTTCCTAATTTGTCTTTCTTAACTAGCAGTGTTAAGAATGAAACGTTGGATCCTATAATTCTGAAGTATGATAATGATGAGAGTTTGGAAACAGGTCAAGAAAATCTACTCCTAGATACTCGTGTATTGGATTTTGCTGTAACTGAAAACATTGAACAACAAAGTTCTGAGCCTGAGGTTGAAATTATACCAAGGTCAACTTCTTATGAAAGCCAGTTTGATGACATTGAAAGTGAAACTGACAATTTTATGGATGCACTAAACACCATTGAGTCAGAGTCTGAAACTGATTTAGATTGTCAAAGAAAACGAGCAGTGGAGCTGGAATCTAGTCTGAAGACTGCATCAGCCCCGAATGGAACCCTTGGAATTAGAGCAGAACTTTCTGATCGGAATTTGTCTACTAATACACCTGAAGTCGCAGCTAGAAATTCCCCTGAAAACAGTGGTTTTGGTGGTAATATCAACTTTGCGTCTGCTGACTCTGACCCTGGAGCTTTCTCTTCCTCTGGCAAAGTAAAATGTGAGGAAATTCCAGAGAATATCTCTTCAGAGTGTGGTGAGTTTTTATCGTCTCCTCAGATAGCTAGAACTGCTTTTAAACCAGACAGTTCTCTCGGTGTCCCTTCAAGTGAAAGATCCAATATTCTGGAAGCATCACAAGTAGAACCACTTGTTAGTAATCATATCACCTCTAGCCCTAGGGGAACTGGTTCAGGATTGCCAATGGCCAACAAGATCCTGTGTGGTCCTTCTGACTCTGAAAAGCCCCCACCCCAGCTTCTGGGCACTCCTCCAGTCAAATTCTGGACAAATGGTGGCTTGCTCGGGCTTGAGCCCTCAAAGCCGCCAGATGGTGTAATAAATACTGTTAGTCAAGTTTATGAAGCTAATCAAAATGAGGTAGTCGGTACATCAAGACAAGAACCTGTTCCTGTCAGTCAGAAACATGCAGGAAAACAAGATATTGTGCAGAATAGGTCAAGAGATAAAGCTGATTGCCAAAATTCTGCTCAAGCAGTTGGCATTTCTATTAAGAACATATCTTCAAGATTTTCAACCAAAGATTTAGATGTCAAGCTTGAGGAGTCAAGTAACTTATACCAGCAAAATTGCACTGATAAGCCCCTACAGAGTTGTTTAAGTGGATCTGGTATACTGACATCTAGCACAGTGGGTCCGGTGAGTCTGGAATCCCAAACTATTGGAGTTGGTCAAGAGAATGGAAAGAATTCATCACGTATTCTTGAACTAGGTAATCGACTGCTTACTAATGGATTTCACGGGAAACTCTCACTTGGTTGGAATGATAACACTGATTCAGTCAGTTCCTTGAACACTGGAATTAATGAGCCAATGAATGATTACCAACATTTTGTGGGTAGAACATTTTCCGGTAGAATTAAAGACTTCCCAGGAAGTGGATCCTCGTTTACATCACCTTCTTCGTCTCCCCCACTTGGACATATGAAGATCTCATTCCAACCGATAGATGGCATTGAGGCTTCGAAACTGAAACTCAGATTTCCTGATAGGAATAACATCCACGAAAACAATGGAGATATCTTTCCTTCATTTCAGCTGGTACCGGAGCCTTCGATTCCTCTGCAAGAAGCTGGTTCAGACTCGGATGATGACACATTTTCCAGATCATCTCCCGATCTGTCAGATGATTATCTTAGCCATCAGTCAGAGTCAAACTCTGAACAGTGGGAATCTGGTAACTCTCCTAGTTTAAAGGACCAAGAAGTATACGATGCTTTGCAAAGAATATCATTAACTGAATCAACTTCAACATCTTTGGAGAATGGCCGGACATCTCAGCAGGAGTTGCGCCCCTGCAGTGGACGTCATATTCCTTTTGCAGAATACTCTCTGGAGGATTGTCAGtctgataatttatttgatcttCCAGTTCTGGATACCCAGCATTCCTCATTCAAGCATGGAGCTGGTAATGCTCTGACTGCAAGAGATCTAGAGCCATTGTCTGCTAAGCAGTCTGCGTTGCCTCCTCCTCCTCTCCCTCCAATACAGTGGCAGAGTACACAATCACATTTAGATGACGAACAAGATTATCTAGAGAATTCCTCTGAAAACCATCATGTGTTTGATCACAAGGAGCTGGGATCTACTATTTCACATCAACCTAAGCCTCCTCCATTTAAGCAACACCAAGTTATTGAAGCTGCATTTACATTGAAAAGCAAG CAGCCAGACTCGATAGACACAACTGGGCGGAAACTCGTTGATCATGCTAAAAATAGCAGAAGAATCAATGAAAAGGAAGACTTCCTGCACCAGATTAGAGCAAAA TCATTCAATCTCAGACGAACTGCTCCAGCAAAACAAGCGGGAACTTCAGGGCCTCCAGCAAGCGTCAAGGTCACTGCAATTTTGGAGAGGGCCAATGCAATCCGTCAG GCAGTTGGAAGTGATGATGGAGAAGATAACTGGAGTGACACTTGA